One genomic segment of Micromonospora sp. WMMC415 includes these proteins:
- a CDS encoding acyl-CoA dehydrogenase family protein, producing MEQHLYERDHDEFRDLCREFLTREAVPHHERWEAAGIVDREVWRKAGSAGLLGMDVDPEYGGGGQQDFRFNAVLVEEIVAAGCSGLGFGLHNDVVAPYLTELTTDDQRKRWLPGFCSGDLVTAIAMSEPGAGSDLAGVRTSAVRDGDSWVLNGQKTFITNGEMADLVLVVARTADQGAHGVSLIAVETGTPGFSRGRRLAKVGLKANDTAELFFDDCRVPAENLIGTENHGFYHLMANLPRERLSIAVAAVAAAEKLLAVTLDYARSREAFGRPIGKFQHNRFLLAELDTEVTIARTFVNHCVTEFNAGRLSVTDAAKAKWWTTELQNKVADRCVQLHGGYGFMLEYPVAKAWLDGRVQTIYGGTTEIMKEIIGRGLGL from the coding sequence ATGGAGCAGCATCTGTACGAGCGGGACCACGACGAGTTCCGCGACCTGTGCCGGGAGTTCCTGACCCGCGAGGCCGTGCCGCACCACGAGCGCTGGGAGGCGGCGGGGATCGTCGACCGGGAGGTGTGGCGCAAGGCCGGGTCGGCCGGGCTGCTCGGCATGGACGTCGACCCGGAGTACGGCGGTGGCGGTCAGCAGGACTTCCGGTTCAACGCGGTGCTGGTCGAGGAGATCGTCGCCGCGGGCTGTTCCGGGCTCGGGTTCGGCCTGCACAACGACGTCGTGGCGCCGTACCTCACCGAGCTGACCACCGACGACCAGCGCAAGCGGTGGCTGCCCGGCTTCTGCTCCGGCGACCTCGTCACCGCGATCGCGATGAGCGAGCCCGGCGCCGGTTCCGACCTGGCCGGCGTCCGTACCAGCGCGGTCCGCGACGGCGACAGCTGGGTCCTCAACGGACAGAAGACGTTCATCACGAACGGTGAGATGGCCGACCTGGTGCTGGTCGTCGCCCGGACCGCCGACCAGGGCGCGCACGGGGTGAGCCTGATCGCCGTGGAGACCGGCACGCCCGGCTTCAGCCGGGGGCGGCGGCTGGCCAAGGTCGGCCTCAAGGCCAACGACACGGCGGAGCTGTTCTTCGACGACTGCCGGGTGCCGGCGGAGAACCTGATCGGCACCGAGAACCACGGCTTCTACCACCTGATGGCGAACCTGCCCCGGGAGCGCCTCAGCATCGCGGTCGCCGCCGTGGCCGCCGCGGAGAAGCTGCTCGCCGTCACCCTGGACTACGCCCGCAGCCGGGAGGCGTTCGGCCGGCCGATCGGGAAGTTCCAGCACAACCGCTTCCTGCTGGCCGAGCTCGACACCGAGGTGACGATCGCGCGGACGTTCGTCAACCACTGCGTCACCGAGTTCAACGCCGGGCGCCTCTCGGTGACCGACGCGGCCAAGGCCAAGTGGTGGACCACCGAGCTGCAGAACAAGGTCGCCGACCGTTGCGTCCAGTTGCACGGCGGGTACGGCTTCATGCTGGAGTACCCGGTGGCGAAGGCCTGGCTGGACGGCCGGGTGCAGACCATCTACGGCGGCACCACCGAGATCATGAAGGAGATCATCGGTCGTGGCCTCGGCCTTTAG
- a CDS encoding hemolysin family protein, which translates to MSPGVALFTSVVLLALNGFFVAAEFALVASKRYRLEQAAVGGSRAARAALDGVRELSLMLAGAQLGITLCTLGLGALAEPAIEHLLSPLLHAVGLPDAASHAIALIFALSLVTFLHLVVGEMAPKSWAITDAERSATLLALPFRAFAWVARPVLSALNAVANGILRLVKVNPQDQLAQVHGPDELRILLEQSREHGLLGAEQHELLTSMLELQGTTVAQIMEPFDRMVTVRRGDDANRIEQVSRDSGRSRLAVLDEAGDVCGLVHVREAVRATAARPEATAGELMTAAFTLPASASVTEAVAAMRARQSQLALVRNGGGPARPIGFVALEDLLEEVIGEFDDETDPVPRGRRLR; encoded by the coding sequence GTGAGCCCCGGCGTCGCCCTCTTCACCTCGGTGGTCCTGCTCGCGCTGAACGGGTTCTTCGTGGCCGCCGAGTTCGCCCTGGTGGCGAGCAAGCGGTACCGCCTGGAGCAGGCCGCCGTCGGCGGCAGCCGCGCCGCGAGGGCCGCCCTCGACGGTGTACGGGAGCTGTCGCTCATGCTCGCCGGCGCGCAGCTGGGCATCACCCTGTGCACCCTGGGCCTCGGTGCGCTCGCCGAACCGGCGATCGAACACCTGCTCAGCCCGCTGCTGCACGCCGTGGGCCTGCCCGACGCGGCCAGCCACGCCATCGCGTTGATCTTCGCGCTCAGCCTGGTGACGTTCCTGCACCTGGTGGTCGGCGAGATGGCGCCGAAGTCATGGGCCATCACCGACGCCGAGCGGTCGGCGACGCTCCTGGCGCTGCCGTTCCGGGCCTTCGCCTGGGTCGCCCGGCCGGTGCTGTCGGCCCTGAACGCCGTGGCCAACGGCATCCTTCGGCTGGTCAAGGTCAACCCGCAGGATCAGCTCGCCCAGGTGCACGGCCCGGACGAGCTGCGCATCCTGCTCGAGCAGTCCCGTGAGCACGGCCTCCTCGGCGCCGAGCAGCACGAGCTGCTGACCAGCATGCTGGAGCTGCAGGGCACCACGGTGGCCCAGATCATGGAGCCGTTCGACCGGATGGTCACCGTCCGCCGCGGCGACGACGCCAACCGGATCGAGCAGGTCAGCCGGGACAGCGGCCGCTCGCGCCTGGCCGTGCTGGACGAGGCCGGGGACGTCTGCGGCCTGGTGCACGTCCGCGAGGCGGTACGCGCCACGGCGGCCCGCCCGGAGGCCACCGCCGGTGAGTTGATGACCGCCGCCTTCACCCTGCCCGCGTCCGCTTCGGTGACCGAGGCGGTGGCGGCGATGCGGGCACGGCAGTCGCAGCTGGCGCTCGTCCGCAACGGCGGCGGGCCGGCCCGCCCGATCGGCTTCGTCGCGCTGGAGGACCTGCTCGAGGAGGTCATCGGCGAGTTCGACGACGAGACCGACCCGGTGCCGCGCGGACGACGGTTGCGGTGA
- a CDS encoding aminotransferase class I/II-fold pyridoxal phosphate-dependent enzyme has product MSARYQIAGKTSAAISASVESGIRSGVLAAGAALPAVRALAAELAVSPATVARAYQELRQRGLIVTAGRHGTRVRPRPPVAGGRSTLLPPPAPGVRDLALGQPDPRMLPPLGPHLAALATHLGPPSGYASSAVLPALADAARERLAADGVPVTEITVTGGALDGIERLLGAHLRPGDAVAVEDPGWANLLDLVAALGLRPIGVPVDDDGPTEAGVAAALALGARALVVTSRAQNPTGAALSAERAGRLRALLAGRSDLLLIEDDHAAELAPVPLHPLAGATPSWAFVRSVSKPYGPDLRLAVLAGDEATVARVAGRMRAGAGWVSTILQRLVLDLWSDASVAALVARAGDSYERRRAGLIAELAARGVAARGRTGINVWLPVADETSTVTALRDAGWAVAPGALYRIGADPAVRLTVSTLDEADLAPLADAVARALRPGAPSVYTA; this is encoded by the coding sequence GTGTCAGCACGTTACCAGATCGCCGGGAAGACGTCGGCCGCGATTTCGGCCAGCGTCGAATCCGGCATCCGTTCCGGAGTCCTCGCCGCCGGGGCCGCCCTGCCCGCCGTCCGGGCGCTCGCCGCCGAGCTGGCGGTCAGCCCGGCCACCGTCGCGCGGGCCTACCAGGAGCTCCGCCAGCGGGGCCTGATCGTCACCGCCGGCCGGCACGGCACGCGCGTCCGGCCCCGCCCGCCGGTGGCCGGTGGCCGCTCGACCCTGCTGCCGCCGCCCGCGCCCGGGGTCCGCGACCTCGCGCTCGGCCAGCCCGACCCCCGAATGCTGCCGCCGCTCGGCCCGCACCTGGCCGCGCTCGCCACGCACCTGGGCCCACCCTCCGGGTACGCGAGCAGCGCGGTGCTGCCCGCGCTCGCCGACGCGGCCCGGGAGCGGCTCGCCGCGGACGGGGTGCCGGTCACCGAGATCACCGTCACCGGCGGTGCGCTGGACGGGATCGAGCGCCTGCTCGGTGCCCACCTGCGCCCCGGCGACGCGGTCGCGGTGGAGGACCCTGGCTGGGCCAACCTGCTCGACCTGGTCGCCGCGCTGGGGCTGCGGCCGATCGGCGTGCCGGTCGACGACGACGGGCCCACCGAGGCGGGCGTCGCCGCCGCACTGGCCCTCGGCGCCCGGGCGCTGGTCGTCACGAGCCGCGCGCAGAACCCGACCGGCGCCGCGCTCTCCGCCGAGCGGGCCGGGCGGCTGCGGGCGCTGCTCGCCGGCCGGTCCGACCTGTTGCTGATCGAGGACGACCACGCCGCCGAGCTGGCCCCCGTCCCGCTGCACCCGCTCGCCGGCGCGACCCCGAGCTGGGCGTTCGTCCGTTCGGTCAGCAAGCCGTACGGGCCGGACCTGCGGCTCGCGGTGCTGGCCGGCGACGAGGCGACGGTGGCCCGGGTCGCCGGGCGGATGCGCGCCGGCGCCGGCTGGGTGTCCACCATCCTGCAACGGCTGGTCCTCGACCTGTGGTCCGACGCGTCGGTGGCCGCGCTGGTGGCCCGCGCCGGCGACAGCTACGAGCGGCGCCGCGCCGGCCTGATCGCCGAGCTGGCGGCGCGCGGGGTGGCGGCCCGGGGGCGCACCGGGATCAACGTGTGGCTGCCGGTGGCCGACGAGACGAGCACCGTGACCGCCCTGCGGGACGCGGGCTGGGCGGTGGCCCCCGGTGCGCTCTACCGGATCGGTGCCGACCCCGCCGTCCGGCTGACCGTCAGCACGCTCGACGAGGCGGACCTCGCGCCGCTCGCCGACGCGGTCGCCCGCGCCCTGCGCCCCGGCGCCCCGAGCGTCTACACCGCGTGA
- a CDS encoding bifunctional pyridoxamine 5'-phosphate oxidase family protein/GNAT family N-acetyltransferase: MYAATPRTTATRSRDLMSYDPEAAHAVLDEAYDCALAFTVDGEPRVLPTLHVRVGDTLYLHGSTGSRPLLAARGEGLPVCVAVTLLDGLVYGRSQFHHSANYRSVVAHGTAHLVTDADEKARVLTALVEKVGRGRSTESRPPTRRELAETAVLALPLREVSVRSRTGGVRDEPADLDLPHWAGVVPLRLTAGVPEPDAGVTAPVPAYLRAARSPWHEPVSMRGQHVVLEPLDLIHAGELFAATADPEVWRHLGGYQPADAGEMAAVVRAYLAARQHGERVPWVQRCAATGAVIGTTSYYEVDPERRSVAIGYTWLGRPWWRTGVNTEAKLLLLTRAFEGLGAVRVVWHTDIRNERSQRAIERLGATREAVLRMHKQRADGSWRDTVQYAMTVDQWPTAQVRLRERLRPAVPAAS; this comes from the coding sequence ATGTACGCTGCCACCCCCCGCACCACCGCGACCCGCTCCCGGGACCTGATGAGCTACGACCCGGAGGCCGCCCACGCCGTGCTCGACGAGGCGTACGACTGCGCGCTCGCGTTCACCGTCGACGGGGAGCCGCGGGTGCTGCCGACTCTCCACGTCCGCGTCGGAGACACGCTCTACCTGCACGGTTCGACCGGCAGCCGGCCGCTGCTCGCGGCGCGGGGCGAGGGCCTCCCGGTGTGTGTGGCGGTGACGCTGCTCGACGGGCTGGTCTACGGCCGCTCCCAGTTCCACCACAGCGCCAACTACCGGTCGGTGGTCGCGCACGGCACCGCCCACCTGGTCACCGACGCCGACGAGAAGGCCCGCGTGCTGACCGCGCTGGTCGAGAAGGTGGGGCGGGGCCGCAGCACCGAGAGCCGTCCACCGACCCGGCGCGAGCTTGCCGAGACCGCCGTCCTGGCGCTGCCGCTGCGGGAGGTGTCGGTCCGGTCCCGCACCGGCGGGGTCCGTGACGAGCCGGCCGACCTCGACCTGCCGCACTGGGCCGGGGTGGTGCCGCTGCGGCTGACCGCCGGGGTTCCCGAGCCGGACGCCGGGGTGACCGCGCCCGTGCCGGCGTACCTGCGGGCGGCCCGCTCGCCCTGGCACGAGCCGGTGTCGATGCGGGGGCAGCACGTGGTGCTGGAGCCCCTCGACCTCATCCACGCCGGGGAGTTGTTCGCCGCGACCGCCGACCCGGAGGTCTGGCGGCATCTCGGCGGGTACCAACCGGCCGACGCCGGTGAGATGGCGGCCGTCGTCCGGGCGTACCTCGCCGCACGGCAGCACGGCGAGCGGGTGCCGTGGGTGCAGCGCTGCGCGGCCACGGGTGCGGTGATCGGCACCACGTCCTACTACGAGGTCGACCCGGAGCGGCGATCGGTCGCCATCGGGTACACCTGGCTCGGCCGACCGTGGTGGCGCACCGGCGTCAACACCGAGGCGAAGCTGCTGCTGCTGACCCGCGCCTTCGAGGGACTGGGCGCCGTCCGGGTGGTGTGGCACACCGACATCCGCAACGAGCGTTCGCAGCGGGCCATCGAGCGTCTCGGCGCGACGCGGGAGGCCGTGCTGCGGATGCACAAGCAGCGTGCCGACGGCTCCTGGCGGGACACGGTGCAGTACGCGATGACCGTCGATCAGTGGCCAACCGCACAGGTCAGGCTGCGGGAAAGGCTTCGCCCGGCGGTGCCCGCGGCGTCATGA
- a CDS encoding sporulation protein gives MRLTGVSPESGWTGLTVRTALANPSTRPGLPLPGRVLVSAGSTDVPVLHVRLGLVATAEPEDPEGPRRLVQFHQAQVADAFALRAGRARSIPFAFPMPWETPVTIFGGVPILSMRMGLRTEVAIEPQLDQGAMVPVFVHPLPAQAHILGALDTLGFRMRQAGLVDSRLPGVEQALPLHQRLGYWVAPLYAGPITELEVIFVTNSAGLEVLLWCDRRLALAGITHQSISRFRIWHAGADQRDWVSTVDGWLRLAINRHAAAAAHADWSANITESAHVSRPPDEPVHPGFGLGGTAGGGGIGGGGGDGT, from the coding sequence TTGCGGCTGACGGGGGTGTCGCCGGAGTCGGGCTGGACGGGGCTGACCGTCCGGACCGCGCTGGCCAACCCGAGCACCCGACCCGGGCTGCCACTGCCGGGGCGGGTGCTCGTCAGCGCCGGCTCCACCGACGTGCCGGTGCTGCACGTCCGGCTCGGCCTGGTCGCCACCGCCGAGCCGGAGGACCCGGAGGGCCCCCGCCGCCTCGTGCAGTTCCACCAGGCGCAGGTGGCCGACGCCTTCGCGCTGCGCGCCGGGCGGGCCCGGAGCATCCCCTTCGCGTTCCCGATGCCGTGGGAGACCCCGGTGACGATCTTCGGCGGGGTGCCGATCCTCAGCATGCGGATGGGTCTGCGGACCGAGGTGGCGATCGAGCCGCAACTCGACCAGGGCGCGATGGTGCCGGTCTTCGTGCACCCGCTGCCCGCGCAGGCGCACATCCTGGGTGCCCTGGACACGCTCGGGTTCCGGATGCGCCAGGCCGGGCTGGTCGACAGCCGGCTCCCCGGCGTCGAGCAGGCCCTCCCGCTGCACCAGCGGCTGGGCTACTGGGTCGCACCGCTGTACGCCGGACCGATCACCGAACTGGAGGTGATCTTCGTGACGAACTCGGCCGGCCTGGAGGTGCTGCTCTGGTGCGACCGGAGGCTGGCCCTGGCCGGGATCACCCACCAGAGCATCAGCCGCTTCCGGATCTGGCACGCCGGCGCCGACCAGCGCGACTGGGTGTCGACCGTCGACGGGTGGCTGCGCCTGGCGATCAACCGGCATGCCGCCGCGGCGGCGCACGCCGACTGGTCCGCGAACATCACCGAATCCGCCCACGTCAGCCGCCCGCCCGACGAGCCCGTCCATCCCGGTTTCGGTCTTGGCGGCACGGCCGGCGGCGGCGGCATCGGCGGCGGGGGCGGCGACGGCACGTGA
- a CDS encoding hemolysin family protein: protein MLIVVGLLLIIVLTAATGYFVAQEFGYVAVDRGRLKQRADSGDKAAARALEVTGRLSFMLSGAQLGITVTALLVGYVAEPYLGAGLADLLGVAGVSEAVSLPLSVALALLIATVVQMVLGELAPKNLAIARAEPLARALAGSTLMYMKIAGPLIKLFDRSAVRLLRRVGIEPIEELPSGATPEDLEQIIAESREEGRLTAEMSTLLDRGLDFRQLTAGEAMVPRVDVHTVRAHEPVSRVVELLDTGRSRFPVRGAEGVDDVVGVIGIADVLGVPLERRATTPVSAVAVPPLLVPETLPLPTVLDRLRSGHRQLACVVDEYGGFAGVITLEDIAEELVGPIRDEDDPPERTPTRQDDGSWVVPARWRIDEVADSTGISLPEAPEYDTLSGLVMRELGRVPEVGDRLEVTLPMDGDETAVGTRALVEVLAVDRHVADSVRLRLLEPGGRQEVTA from the coding sequence GTGCTGATCGTCGTCGGTCTTCTCCTCATCATCGTCCTCACCGCGGCCACGGGCTATTTCGTGGCGCAGGAGTTCGGTTACGTCGCCGTGGACCGCGGCAGGCTCAAGCAGCGTGCCGACAGCGGCGACAAGGCCGCCGCCCGGGCCCTCGAGGTGACCGGCCGGCTCTCCTTCATGCTCTCCGGCGCCCAGCTGGGCATCACCGTCACCGCGCTGCTGGTCGGTTACGTCGCCGAGCCGTACCTGGGCGCGGGCCTGGCCGACCTGCTCGGCGTGGCCGGGGTCTCGGAGGCGGTGAGCCTGCCGCTGTCCGTGGCGCTGGCCCTGCTCATCGCCACCGTCGTGCAGATGGTGCTCGGCGAGCTGGCCCCGAAGAACCTCGCCATCGCCCGTGCCGAGCCGCTCGCGCGGGCGCTCGCCGGCTCCACCCTCATGTACATGAAGATCGCCGGGCCGTTGATCAAGCTCTTCGACCGCTCCGCCGTGCGGCTGCTCCGCCGGGTCGGCATCGAGCCCATCGAGGAGCTGCCCAGCGGCGCAACCCCGGAGGACCTGGAACAGATCATCGCCGAGTCCCGCGAGGAGGGGCGCCTGACCGCCGAGATGTCCACCCTGCTCGACCGCGGGCTGGACTTCCGGCAGCTCACCGCGGGTGAGGCCATGGTGCCCCGGGTCGACGTGCACACCGTCCGCGCCCACGAGCCGGTCAGCCGGGTCGTGGAGCTGCTGGACACCGGCCGCTCCCGGTTCCCCGTCCGGGGCGCCGAGGGCGTCGACGACGTGGTCGGCGTCATCGGCATCGCCGACGTGCTCGGCGTACCGCTGGAGCGCCGCGCCACCACCCCGGTGAGCGCGGTGGCCGTACCCCCGCTGCTGGTGCCGGAGACCCTGCCGCTGCCGACGGTGCTGGACCGGCTCCGGTCCGGGCACCGGCAGCTCGCCTGCGTGGTCGACGAGTACGGCGGCTTCGCCGGCGTGATCACGCTGGAGGACATCGCCGAGGAACTGGTCGGCCCGATCCGCGACGAGGACGACCCGCCGGAGCGGACGCCGACCCGGCAGGACGACGGCTCGTGGGTGGTCCCCGCCCGCTGGCGCATCGACGAGGTCGCCGACAGCACCGGCATCTCGCTGCCCGAGGCCCCCGAGTACGACACCCTCTCCGGCCTGGTCATGCGCGAGTTGGGCCGGGTGCCCGAGGTCGGCGACCGGCTGGAGGTCACCCTGCCCATGGACGGCGACGAGACCGCCGTCGGCACGCGGGCCCTGGTCGAGGTGCTCGCCGTCGACCGGCACGTCGCCGACTCGGTCCGGCTCCGCCTGCTGGAGCCGGGCGGCCGCCAGGAGGTGACCGCGTGA
- a CDS encoding UdgX family uracil-DNA binding protein (This protein belongs to the uracil DNA glycosylase superfamily, members of which act in excision repair of DNA. However, it belongs more specifically to UdgX branch, whose founding member was found to bind uracil in DNA (where it does not belong), without cleaving it, appears to promote DNA repair by a pathway involving RecA, rather than base excision.), protein MAETETAPGAQLFIPPKADTLDALRVAAAGCRGCELHQDASQTVFGRGDESARVVLVGEQPGDMEDQKGLPFVGPAGRLLRQAVDDAGLDPGHIYLTNAVKHFRFELRGKRRIHQTPDRVHIVACRPWLVAEFAKLSPDVVVVLGATAAKALLGPAFRVTKQRGELLPWPDAAQYPEHFKRVPVDSAGTVADAPRASLLATIHPSAVLRADNRDVAYEGLVADLTVAARALAA, encoded by the coding sequence ATGGCCGAGACCGAGACCGCGCCCGGCGCCCAGCTGTTCATCCCGCCGAAGGCCGACACGCTCGACGCCCTGCGGGTCGCCGCCGCCGGCTGCCGGGGCTGCGAGCTCCACCAGGACGCCTCGCAGACCGTCTTCGGTCGCGGCGACGAGAGTGCCCGGGTCGTCCTCGTCGGCGAGCAGCCCGGTGACATGGAGGACCAGAAGGGGCTGCCGTTCGTCGGCCCGGCCGGGCGGCTGCTCCGACAGGCGGTCGACGACGCCGGGCTCGACCCGGGGCACATCTACCTGACGAACGCCGTCAAGCACTTCCGGTTCGAGCTACGGGGCAAGCGGCGCATCCACCAGACCCCGGACCGCGTGCACATCGTCGCCTGCCGCCCCTGGCTGGTCGCCGAGTTCGCCAAGCTGAGCCCGGACGTCGTGGTGGTCCTCGGGGCGACCGCCGCCAAGGCGCTGCTCGGTCCGGCGTTCCGGGTCACGAAGCAGCGCGGGGAGCTGCTGCCCTGGCCGGACGCCGCGCAGTACCCGGAGCACTTCAAACGGGTGCCGGTGGACAGCGCCGGCACGGTGGCGGACGCCCCGCGGGCCAGCCTCCTGGCCACCATCCACCCGTCCGCGGTGCTTCGCGCGGACAACCGGGACGTCGCCTACGAGGGCCTGGTCGCCGACCTGACCGTCGCCGCCCGCGCCCTCGCCGCCTGA